The nucleotide sequence ACCGGCTGCTGCAAGGCGATGTGGGCGCTGGCAAAACCGTGGTGGCGGCTTTGGCGGCCGCCATTTGTATGGACGCTGGCTGGCAATGCGCGCTCATGGCGCCCACCGAGATCTTGGCCGAGCAGCACTTTCGCAAGCTGCTGGGCTGGCTAGAGCCCCTGGGCATCACCACCGCATGGCTCACGGGCACCCAAAAAGCCAAAGAACGCCGCGCCATGCTGGCCCTGATTGAAAGCGGCGAAGCCAAGTTGGTGGTGGGCACGCACGCCGTCATTCAAGAAAAAGTGCACTTTCACAACCTGGCGCTGGCCATCATTGACGAGCAGCATCGCTTTGGCGTGGCGCAACGCTTGGCCTTGCGTGGCAAGCTCAAGCATGAGGCGATGGAACCCCATCTCTTGATGATGACGGCCACCCCCATTCCGCGAACCTTGGCCATGAGCTACTACGCGGATTTGGACGTATCTACGCTGGACGAACTCCCCCCGGGCCGCACGCCGATCGTCACCAAAGTGGTCAACGAAGCGCGGCGTGACGAGGTGATTGAGCGCATACGCGCGCAGGTGAGCGAGGGGCGGCAGGTCTACTGGGTGTGCCCACTCATTGAAGAGAGTGAGGCCCTGGACCTGAGCAACGCCACGCAAACCCATGCCGACCTGGCCGCTGCCCTGAACGGTGCCACGCGCGCCGACGGTACGCCTTTGCTCATTGGCCTGCTGCATTCGCGCATGCCGCCAGAAGACAAAAAAGCCGTCATGGGCGCCTTCAAGGAAGGGCTGGTGGCGGTGCTGGTCAGCACCACCGTGATTGAGGTGGGGGTAGATGTGCCCAATGCCTCGCTCATGGTCATTGAACATGCTGAACGCTTTGGCCTGAGCCAGTTGCACCAGTTGCGTGGGCGCGTAGGGCGCGGGGCAGCGGCTTCGGCCTGCGTGCTTTTGTATTCCACGGGCGACGCACCGCGCCTGAGCCAAAGCGCACGTGAGCGGCTCAAGGCCATGGCCGAGACCAATGACGGGTTTGAGATTGCGCGGCGCGACTTAGAGATTCGTGGCCCGGGTGAGTTTTTGGGTGCGCGCCAAAGCGGCGAGGCCATGTTGCGGTTTGCCGACCTGGCCACCGACACCGCCTTGCTGGAGTGGGCCAAGGCCGAAGCCCCCATGCTGCTAGACCGTCACCCCCACCTCGCCGCCAAGCATGTGCAGCGTTGGTTGGGCGGCAAGGCTGAATTCTTAAAGGCGTAAGCGCCTGTCACGCTGGGCCCGCTGCAAGGTTAGGGGTTGATCACCTTCTCCATGTGCTTGTCTTTGAGCTTTTGCATATCGGTCGGGTCCAGCACATCCATCAGCGTTTTGGGGCGGCTGTCTTTGGCCTCTGGCTGCACGGCAGCAGGTTTGGGCGGTGGCTTGGTCGCTGCCACCACCGTCACATTGCCGCCCACCGCCATTTCTTGGCTGCCCTTGGGGCAGGGCGTATCGGTGTAAGTCACCTCTTTGGCGCTTTGGCATTTGCGCATCACACCGGGTGGCGCGCCTTGATCGGGGTCGGCCACCACAGGCCCTTTTTGCCGCACGGTGCCGTTGTCAAACACAATGGGTACAGGCGGCGCCGCAGGCCGCAGCCACTGCGTGAGCCAAGGCGCATCGTGGTAACGCCACGCAACAGACGCCAAGAGCAAAGCAGCGAACAAGGCTAACAAATGTTTTAGGGTCATGGCAAATGGGGGCGGTGTGCGGACGAACAAATGGCTAGTGAATTTACCGCAGATGGCGGTCAAGGCAAGCGTTCAGTTTGGCTGGCATACGGTAGTTTGTTGCTATGCAAGCCACGCCTTTACCTTGCTTTTCAGGTGCATGCTGCATGCCCCCGCTGCGCGCGCAAAAACAAAGCCCCCGCCACCATTGCCAAGCCCGCTGCCAGCCAAAACGCAACAGCGGGTTGCCATAGCCAGAGGGCACCTGCCACCAAAGACGCGGGCAGGTACAGCATGCCGGTCACAAAGTTGTACAGGCCCATGGCGGTGGCGCGGCGCTCGTGCTCTAGGTCGGCAATAAAGGCTTTGTTTTGTGCTTCGTCCACCGCGTAGAACACCCCGTACAACACAAACAGAACCACGATATGCCACTGCGTGCTGGCCAGTGCAAAGCCCACGCTCATGCTGGCGTACAGCGCGTAGCCCAGCAGCACCATGCGCGGGCGGCCTATGCGGTCGCTCAGGCGTCCCATCAGCGGCGCAGCCACGACGCATGCCACGTTGAACAAGGCGTAGAGCAACACAATGTCGGTCACCGCAAAGCCCACGCTGTGGGCGCGCAGCATCAAAAAGCTGAAGCTGAAATACGCCAGAGAAAACACCCCGGCGCTAAGCAGGTAGCGCTTAAATGCGGGGCTCAGGCTGTGCCAGCTGGCAAACAGGTTGTCGCGCTGGCGGGCTGGGGCGGCTTGGTCTTTCACCAGGCTCAGCGCCACGATGCTGAGCACCGCAGGCACCATGGCCACGGCGAACAAGAGTTGGTAAGTGCTTGTCGCTTCGCCCAGCCAGCGCAGCAGGCCATAGGCCACCAGCGGCCCCAGCACGGCACCTGATTTGTCCAAGGCCTTGTGCACGCCAAAGGCATAGCCCCGGCTGCTTGGGTCGGCCACGGCGGCCAGCCAAGCATCACGCGGCGGCCCTCGAAAGCCTTTGCCCAGCCGTTCAATCACCCGGAAAACGGTGAGCCCGGTGACCGAGCTGGACACCAGCAAGATGATTTTGGCCAAGGTAGAAAAGCCATAGCCCGCCAGAGCAAAGGCCTTGCGCTTGCCACTGCGGTCTGAGAGCCAGCCCGCAAAGTAGTTGAGGCTAGACGCTGAGAGGTCGGCCAAGCCCTCTACCAAACCCAGCAGCGCCGCCGAAGCACCCGCCACGGTGGTGAAGAAAATGGCGAACACCGAGAAGATCATCTCCGAGCTCAGGTCCGTCAAAAAGCTGACCAAACCCAGCTTGATGACATCCGGGTGCACCCCCCAGAGCGGGCGTGGAACTGTTGGTGATTGCGAGGCCGGGTCAGCGTCTGCGTCTGCGGGGTTGGGTGGTGGCATGCAAGCCTCTAGGTTGATTGTGAGAGCGTTTTATGCCGTTTGCGCCCATGGATATTGCGCAAGAAGCTATGTATTTGATAGCGATTTGGCTTTCGGCTGCTTGGGCACCATCAAGCCGTCGTAGACCAGCAGCTCGCCCACGATAGGAAAGTCGGTGCCCAAAAGGCGGGAAAACACATGGTCCATGGCCATGAGGGTACTCCACCCCATGCCGCCCAAAGGACCGGGGCCATGCGGTAGGCTATGGCCATGTTCAAAGTGATTGTGAATCGTTGGCTCGCGCTGTCGGGCAATACACGGGGGGTGCTGCTGGTAATAGGCGCCATGTTCTGTTGGTCGGTGCTGGACGCCTGCAACAAGCGTTTGATGGCGCAGGGCATTGCGCCGCAGCAGGTCTTGTTTTTGCAGGCGACGGCGGTGCTGCTCATGCTGCTGCCCGTGGTGCTGTGGACACGAGGGCGCGTGATTGCGAGTCGCCGCCCGGCGATTCATGTGGTACGGGCGGCGTTCATTGTGACCTCGGCGTGGTGTGCGGCCTACGCGGTGTCGCACCTGCCACTGGCCGAGGCCAGTGCGTTCTTAATGACCGGGTCATTGTTCATGTTGCCGCTGGGCGTGTGGTTGCTGGGCGAGCGCCCGCATCTGCTGCGCTGGCTGGGGGTGCTGGTGGGCTTTGGGGGTGTGCTGGTGATACTGCGCCCCAACGCAGGTGCGGGCGTGTTGCAGTGGGCTGCCTTGGTGGCCTTGTTTGGTGCTTTGAACGAGTCCATGTTGGGTGTGGTGCTCAAAAAGTATTCAGGCAATGAGCATCCGCTGGCGGTTTTAACCTGGAGCCAAGTGGCCTGTTGGCTGACCTTTGGCATCTTTAGCGGGTTTAGCTTGCCCACGGTCCCTGTGGCCTTGTGGGGCTTGTTGCCGGTGATTGCGCTGGCCGCATCCGGCATTTATCTGGCTTACTTTTTTGCCTACCGCGCGGGCGATGCGTCAGCAGTGGAGGCCGGCAGTTTTTCGCTGTTGTTGTTCAGCCCGGCCTTGGGCGCGGTGTTCTTTTCCGAGGTGCCGGACGCTGCGTTTTGGATGGGGGCGGGTTTGCTGGTGTGCGGAATCGCCTTGGTCATCATCGAACCCTCGGGGCGGGACAAGCCCAGCCCACCCTAGGGTTTGGAGTAGACCCCAGTCTCGACATCGGCCAACAAGCGCTTGGCGGTGCCGTCGCGTTGCAGTTTGGCAAGGCCTGTGTTGAACGTTTTTAGCAGCTGCTCGGCATTGGGCAGCGCACGGCTCACTGCCATGCGCGAGGCTTGTTCATTGACGTTGCGTTCGGTCGCGGCGAGCTGCTTTCCTTCGGCATCGGTAAACCGGGTGAGGATGTCAAACCCTACGGCCCGGTTCACCGCCACTGCGTCCAAGCGTCCCAGCAAAAGTTTGCGCAGATTGGCTTCGTCTGAGGAGGTTCGGTCCACGGTGAACTCGCCGGTTTGTGCAGCCTGGTCAAACGCTTCGCCGTAGGTGTAGCCCACGGCTGCACCTATGGTTTTACCTTTGAGGTCCGCCATCGTGTTGAACACCAAAGGCCGGTCTCGCCGATAAAACAGGGTTGTGCGGGAGATGAGCACCGGATCACTGAACAGGAACAGCTTGGACCGCTCTTCCGTCTGTATCCAGCCGGGTGAGGCGCTTACTTCGCCATGCTCTGCCATCAAAAGCGCGCGCTTCCACGGGAAGAACTGGTAGCTCACGGCCACACCTTCTCGCGCAAAGGCTTCTTTGACAATGTGCGCAAACACACCGTTTTCCTTTTGCGTCGATGAAAAGTAAGGCGGCCATTCACCGATGCCTAGCTGTATGGGGTCTGCCGCATGGGCACTCCAAGCGAGGCTTAAACCTAGGAGTGATCGGTACAAAGCACGCAAGTATCGGGGCATAGTAGGCTCTCGGTGGGGTGCAAGCGCGCGGCGCGCAGGAGATGCGCCACGCTCACGGCCATCAGAGTAGTGGGGTGTGGCGCTTGGGTCAAGTACTTCGTGACGCACTGGCGGGGCATCGGCAATCAGCCCGTCGCATGGGGGCTTGCGTAAGAAGGCTTCACGCCGTCGGTTTGCAGTGCGATACTGCTAGCCTGTTCACCCTTAGACCGAAGATGCCCGCTGTCACACGAACCTGCCCGTGCCGAAGGCGCCGTTCATGCGCTTGAAGCTTCGATTGACCCAAGGGTGGTGGCTGCCCCGCTCCCTGCTGCGCACGCTTTTGGTTGGGGTGGGGGTTGCCATGGCGATTCCGGCCCTGCTGTTGGCCTATGTGCAATTTACACGCCACCTAGAAACCGAAATTACCCAGCGTGTGCGCGAACCCGCCCAGCAATACGCCGACGTTTTGTCCCAAGGTCTATCCTTGGCGTTGTGGAACGTCGATGTGGAGATGGGCGAGAAACTGGTCACCAGCGCCTTGGGTAACCCCGACGTCGTCAACATTTCTGTCACCAACCAGTTTGGCAGCCTGTTTGCCTACAAAGAAGGCCCCGCGCAGGCCAATGGGCGCTTGTTTCGCGAAGCACGTGAGCTGCACTTCAATGGGCGTATGGTCGGCCACTTGGTGTTGCAGATGTCTGAAGAGCGGGTGTATCAGCACCTGTTGCAAGACCTTCGCCAAAAACTGCTGGGCCTGTTGGCGCAAATTGCGGTGTCGTTTGCGTTCATGTGGCTTTTGCTGGATCGGCGGTTTGTAAGGCCCTTGCGGGCTTTGCAAGAGGTGGCTGGGCGGTTTGCCCGTGGAGAGCTTGAGCAGCCCTTGGCGCTGGTGCGGCAAGACGAGTTAGGCCGCCTGGCCGCCGCGTTAGAAGCGATGCGCCTCGATATCGCTACCTCTATCAAACTGCGCACCATGGCAGAAGAGCAGTTGCGCTTGAGCGAGGAGAACCTGGCCATCACTCTGCATTCCATTGGGGACGCCGTCATTGCCACCGACCCACAAGGCCGCATTACCCGCATGAATGCCACCGCACAGCGCTTGACGGCCTGGCCTTTGTCAGAGGCGCTGGGGCTGCCGCTGCAGCAGGTTTTCAAAATTGTGAATGCCCAAACCCGCTTGCCTGCCGTGAACCCGGCCCATCTCGTAATGCAGTTTGGGCAGGTGGTAGGACTGGCCAATCACACGGCTCTGTTGGCAAGGGATGGGCAGGAGTACCAAATATTTGACAGTGCGGCCCCGATACGCGATGCACAGCAGCGCATAGTGGGCGTGGTTTTGGTGTTTAGTGATGTAACGGAGCGTTACCGGGCCGAAGCGGCACTGCAGCAACGCGAGCAAGAGTTCCGCGCTTTCTTTGAGGTGGCGTTGGTAGGTTTGATGCAGTTCTCCATCGAAGACGGGGCGCTGATCCACTACAACCAGAAGTTCCAGCTCATCACTGGCTATAGCGACGAAGAGCTGGCACACCACACCTTTGCGTCGCTGACATGTGCCGAAGAGCGGGAGGCTGATTGGGACATGTTCAACCAAGCCTTGCGTGGGGAGATTGCTGAGTACCACAGTGAAAAGCGTTTGCTGCGTAAAGATGGCGCCATGATTTGGGTGAATATGAATGCTGCGTTTGTGCGCGATGCATCGGGCGCTGCAGTGCGTGCGGTCGTGGTGTGCATGGACATTACTGCACGGCGCGCAGCCCAAGAGGCCGTGAAAGACTCACTGCGTGAAAAAGTAAGTCTGCTCAATGAAGTGCACCACCGGGTCAAAAACAACTTGCAAGTGATTGCGAGCCTGCTACGGTTAGAGGCCGGTCGCACGGTGCACACCGACACGAAAGTCGTGCTCAAAGATATGCAAGGTCGGATCCGTGCTATGTCCTTGTTGCATGAGTCCTTGTACCGGTCGGGTGTGTTTGCGGATGTAGATTTGGCGGTCTACCTGCGGCAATTGGCCACCCAGTCTTACCGGTCTATGGTGTTGGGCGAGCAAGCCGTGGAGTTGGTGCTTGAAATGGATTCGGTGCGGGTCGATATGGATGTGGCGGCACCTTGCGGTCTGCTGGTCAATGAGTTGATCTCCAATGCGCTCAAGCATGGGTTTTCGGTAGCGCATGGCGGGGTGGTGCGCGTCTTCCTGCAAAACCAAGGCGCGGATGGCAACGGCACTTTGGCGCTACGCTTAGGGGTGTCCGATAGCGGCCAAGGTCTGGCACCGGACTTTGAAGTGGCCAACGCCTCGTCTTTGGGCTTGCAGTTGGTGAGTGATCTTGCGCGGCAGCTCAAGGGGCGCTTGCACACAGGCGCAGGGCCCGCAGGAGGCGCCGAGTTTGTCGTGGAGTTTTTGGTGCCAATGCCAATGCCAATGGCGATTGCTGCGACCAGCGTTGGCGCATAGGGGTTTTATCGTTTCACTCAGGTAGGACAATACACACATGACCCTCACCGAATTGAAGTACATCGTGGCCGTGGCGCGCGAAAAGCATTTTGGCAAAGCGGCTGACGCCTGTTATGTGTCGCAACCGACCTTGTCGGTGGCCGTGAAAAAGCTGGAACACGAGTTGGACGTCAAGCTATTTGAGCGCAGTGCCAACGAAGTGACCGTGACGCCTTTGGGCGAAGAAATCGTGCGCCAGGCCCAAAGCGTGCTGGAGCAAGCGGCCAATATCAAAGACATTGCCAAGCGGGGCAAAGACCCGCTGGCCGGCCCTTTGCGCCTTGGCGTGATTTACACCATTGCGCCGTATTTGCTGCCTGCGTTGGTGCGCCAAGTGATAGACCGCACGCCTCAAATGCCGCTCATGTTGCAGGAAAATTTCACCGTTAAGCTCATGGAAATGCTGCGCACTGGCGAGGTGGACTGCGCCATTTTGGCGGAGCCGTTTCCAGACACGGGTCTGGCCATTGCTCCGTTGTACGATGAGCCGTTTTACGCGGCCGTGCCAATGAACCATGCCCTGGCCAAGCTCAGCAGTGTGACGACCGAACAGCT is from Rhodoferax aquaticus and encodes:
- the recG gene encoding ATP-dependent DNA helicase RecG, whose translation is MSEPAPKKPATAPKTAHDKALEKLGLVRDIDLALHLPLRYEDETRITKLDEAREGEHIQIEATVIECEVTFRPRRQLIVKVNDGTDICTLRFFSFYPSHQKALEVGKRVRVRGEAKGGFLGWTMLHPSFKAAGGNLPAALTPVYPTVAGLPQHVLRKAVLGGLARADLADTFEPGDLSQFSPHTLWTLRAALQFLHHPTPDVSLDTLSDHSHPAWQRLKAEELLAQQLSQLQSRRARAALRAPVLAEVAGGTLHARLLAALPFALTAAQARVGQEIAHDMARHVPMHRLLQGDVGAGKTVVAALAAAICMDAGWQCALMAPTEILAEQHFRKLLGWLEPLGITTAWLTGTQKAKERRAMLALIESGEAKLVVGTHAVIQEKVHFHNLALAIIDEQHRFGVAQRLALRGKLKHEAMEPHLLMMTATPIPRTLAMSYYADLDVSTLDELPPGRTPIVTKVVNEARRDEVIERIRAQVSEGRQVYWVCPLIEESEALDLSNATQTHADLAAALNGATRADGTPLLIGLLHSRMPPEDKKAVMGAFKEGLVAVLVSTTVIEVGVDVPNASLMVIEHAERFGLSQLHQLRGRVGRGAAASACVLLYSTGDAPRLSQSARERLKAMAETNDGFEIARRDLEIRGPGEFLGARQSGEAMLRFADLATDTALLEWAKAEAPMLLDRHPHLAAKHVQRWLGGKAEFLKA
- a CDS encoding MFS transporter → MPPPNPADADADPASQSPTVPRPLWGVHPDVIKLGLVSFLTDLSSEMIFSVFAIFFTTVAGASAALLGLVEGLADLSASSLNYFAGWLSDRSGKRKAFALAGYGFSTLAKIILLVSSSVTGLTVFRVIERLGKGFRGPPRDAWLAAVADPSSRGYAFGVHKALDKSGAVLGPLVAYGLLRWLGEATSTYQLLFAVAMVPAVLSIVALSLVKDQAAPARQRDNLFASWHSLSPAFKRYLLSAGVFSLAYFSFSFLMLRAHSVGFAVTDIVLLYALFNVACVVAAPLMGRLSDRIGRPRMVLLGYALYASMSVGFALASTQWHIVVLFVLYGVFYAVDEAQNKAFIADLEHERRATAMGLYNFVTGMLYLPASLVAGALWLWQPAVAFWLAAGLAMVAGALFLRAQRGHAACT
- a CDS encoding DMT family transporter, with product MFKVIVNRWLALSGNTRGVLLVIGAMFCWSVLDACNKRLMAQGIAPQQVLFLQATAVLLMLLPVVLWTRGRVIASRRPAIHVVRAAFIVTSAWCAAYAVSHLPLAEASAFLMTGSLFMLPLGVWLLGERPHLLRWLGVLVGFGGVLVILRPNAGAGVLQWAALVALFGALNESMLGVVLKKYSGNEHPLAVLTWSQVACWLTFGIFSGFSLPTVPVALWGLLPVIALAASGIYLAYFFAYRAGDASAVEAGSFSLLLFSPALGAVFFSEVPDAAFWMGAGLLVCGIALVIIEPSGRDKPSPP
- a CDS encoding substrate-binding periplasmic protein translates to MPRYLRALYRSLLGLSLAWSAHAADPIQLGIGEWPPYFSSTQKENGVFAHIVKEAFAREGVAVSYQFFPWKRALLMAEHGEVSASPGWIQTEERSKLFLFSDPVLISRTTLFYRRDRPLVFNTMADLKGKTIGAAVGYTYGEAFDQAAQTGEFTVDRTSSDEANLRKLLLGRLDAVAVNRAVGFDILTRFTDAEGKQLAATERNVNEQASRMAVSRALPNAEQLLKTFNTGLAKLQRDGTAKRLLADVETGVYSKP
- a CDS encoding PAS domain S-box protein; this encodes MRLKLRLTQGWWLPRSLLRTLLVGVGVAMAIPALLLAYVQFTRHLETEITQRVREPAQQYADVLSQGLSLALWNVDVEMGEKLVTSALGNPDVVNISVTNQFGSLFAYKEGPAQANGRLFREARELHFNGRMVGHLVLQMSEERVYQHLLQDLRQKLLGLLAQIAVSFAFMWLLLDRRFVRPLRALQEVAGRFARGELEQPLALVRQDELGRLAAALEAMRLDIATSIKLRTMAEEQLRLSEENLAITLHSIGDAVIATDPQGRITRMNATAQRLTAWPLSEALGLPLQQVFKIVNAQTRLPAVNPAHLVMQFGQVVGLANHTALLARDGQEYQIFDSAAPIRDAQQRIVGVVLVFSDVTERYRAEAALQQREQEFRAFFEVALVGLMQFSIEDGALIHYNQKFQLITGYSDEELAHHTFASLTCAEEREADWDMFNQALRGEIAEYHSEKRLLRKDGAMIWVNMNAAFVRDASGAAVRAVVVCMDITARRAAQEAVKDSLREKVSLLNEVHHRVKNNLQVIASLLRLEAGRTVHTDTKVVLKDMQGRIRAMSLLHESLYRSGVFADVDLAVYLRQLATQSYRSMVLGEQAVELVLEMDSVRVDMDVAAPCGLLVNELISNALKHGFSVAHGGVVRVFLQNQGADGNGTLALRLGVSDSGQGLAPDFEVANASSLGLQLVSDLARQLKGRLHTGAGPAGGAEFVVEFLVPMPMPMAIAATSVGA
- a CDS encoding LysR substrate-binding domain-containing protein, with product MTLTELKYIVAVAREKHFGKAADACYVSQPTLSVAVKKLEHELDVKLFERSANEVTVTPLGEEIVRQAQSVLEQAANIKDIAKRGKDPLAGPLRLGVIYTIAPYLLPALVRQVIDRTPQMPLMLQENFTVKLMEMLRTGEVDCAILAEPFPDTGLAIAPLYDEPFYAAVPMNHALAKLSSVTTEQLKSETMLLLGNGHCFRDHVLEVCPEFARFSSDTEGIRKSFEGSSLETIKHMVAAGMGITLVPRLSVPREALDIKKRRAEDSYVSYLPIQDGPHVPPPTRRVVLAWRRSFTRYEAIAALRNAIYACELPGVHRLS